The Erythrobacter sp. JK5 genome includes a region encoding these proteins:
- a CDS encoding arginine N-succinyltransferase, with product MTFRLRAARLSDLEHLYEMAKLTGGGFTNLPADRTALKAKLTRAEEAFANTEDELVDEQFVLVLENLQTGKIAGTCQLMTKVGQQWPFYSYRLNTLTQYSQELDRTVRAELLSLVTDLEGSSEVGGLFLHPNERAGGLGLLLARSRYLFIAMHRKRFADKTIAELRGIIDERGDSPFWDGVAGRFFGMGFQEADYFNAINGNQFIADLMPKHPVYVAMLGDDARKVIGVPHPTGRAAMRMLENEGFRYEGYVDIFDGGPTMVAHTDEVTSVKNSVSAKVSKVDLKEGERAILATGRLENFRACYGARALDGDSGIAIDAAAADALDVTVGDTVWSVGR from the coding sequence TTGACCTTCAGACTGCGCGCCGCGCGCCTTTCCGATCTCGAACATCTCTACGAGATGGCCAAGCTGACCGGGGGCGGGTTCACCAACCTTCCGGCCGATCGCACCGCGCTCAAGGCCAAGCTGACCCGCGCCGAGGAAGCCTTTGCCAACACCGAAGACGAACTGGTAGACGAGCAGTTCGTGCTGGTTCTCGAAAACCTCCAGACCGGAAAGATCGCCGGCACCTGCCAGCTGATGACCAAGGTCGGACAGCAATGGCCGTTCTATTCCTACCGGCTCAACACGCTCACGCAGTATTCGCAGGAGCTCGACCGCACCGTGCGCGCCGAGCTGCTCAGCCTGGTCACCGATCTCGAGGGGTCGAGCGAGGTCGGCGGGCTGTTCCTCCACCCCAACGAGCGCGCCGGGGGCCTCGGCCTGCTGCTCGCGCGCAGCCGCTACCTGTTCATTGCGATGCATCGCAAGCGCTTCGCCGACAAGACCATCGCCGAGCTCCGCGGGATCATCGACGAGCGCGGAGACTCGCCGTTCTGGGATGGGGTCGCGGGGCGCTTTTTCGGAATGGGCTTCCAGGAAGCGGACTATTTCAACGCGATCAACGGCAACCAGTTCATCGCTGACCTGATGCCGAAGCATCCGGTTTATGTCGCGATGCTGGGCGACGATGCTCGCAAGGTCATCGGGGTCCCACACCCCACCGGCCGCGCCGCCATGCGGATGCTCGAAAACGAGGGCTTCCGCTACGAAGGCTATGTCGACATCTTCGACGGCGGACCGACCATGGTGGCGCATACCGACGAGGTGACGAGCGTCAAGAACAGCGTCTCGGCGAAAGTGAGCAAGGTCGACCTGAAGGAAGGCGAGCGCGCCATCCTTGCCACCGGTCGGCTGGAGAATTTTCGCGCGTGCTACGGTGCACGCGCGCTCGATGGGGACAGCGGGATAGCGATCGACGCCGCAGCGGCCGATGCGCTCGACGTGACGGTTGGCGACACGGTCTGGAGCGTCGGACGATGA
- a CDS encoding hydrolase, whose protein sequence is MLDRVQSWCAINTGTGNLEGLKKQASALADAFAALPGEVELIDPAPVTGIAADGNEFEKANGQHLILRVRPTANRRILLTGHMDTVFPKDHPFQQQTWLEDDVLNGPGVADMKGGIAVILHSLMAFEETASAGSLGYDVLINSDEETGSLASADLIADMAQGKLAALTYEPAALPDGTLAHERGGTGNYSITLTGKSAHAGRNPKDGRNAIVAAADLILRLKAMEREDITINPAKLEGGGPNNVVPDHAVLRFNIRPKSTEAMDSFDSDLNALLRSIEADHEIAAHRHGGVTRPPKPVDEKAQRLFDLVKECGAELGQDIRWQSTGGVCDGNNIAACGVPVVDTMGVRGGSIHSSDEFLIVSSLAERAALSARVIERLAQGALT, encoded by the coding sequence ATGCTGGATCGGGTCCAGTCGTGGTGCGCTATCAACACCGGGACGGGGAATCTCGAAGGTCTGAAAAAGCAGGCGAGCGCGCTGGCGGATGCGTTTGCGGCACTGCCCGGCGAGGTCGAGCTGATCGATCCGGCCCCGGTTACGGGAATTGCGGCTGACGGTAACGAGTTCGAGAAGGCCAACGGCCAGCACCTGATCCTGCGGGTGCGCCCCACCGCCAATCGCCGCATCCTGCTGACCGGGCATATGGACACGGTGTTTCCCAAGGATCACCCGTTCCAACAGCAGACCTGGCTCGAAGACGACGTACTGAACGGCCCCGGCGTCGCCGACATGAAAGGCGGGATCGCGGTGATCCTGCATTCGCTGATGGCGTTCGAGGAAACCGCGTCGGCGGGCTCGCTTGGCTATGACGTCCTGATCAACTCAGACGAGGAAACCGGCTCGCTCGCCAGTGCTGACCTGATCGCCGACATGGCGCAAGGCAAGCTGGCGGCGCTGACTTATGAGCCCGCAGCCCTGCCCGACGGGACACTCGCGCACGAACGCGGCGGAACCGGCAATTATTCGATCACGCTCACCGGCAAGTCGGCCCATGCGGGGCGCAACCCGAAGGACGGGCGCAACGCGATCGTTGCCGCCGCCGACCTGATCCTGCGACTGAAAGCGATGGAGCGCGAGGACATCACTATCAATCCGGCCAAGCTCGAAGGCGGTGGACCGAACAATGTCGTGCCGGATCACGCGGTTCTGCGCTTCAACATCCGCCCAAAATCGACCGAGGCGATGGACAGCTTCGACAGTGATCTCAACGCTTTGCTGCGCAGCATTGAAGCCGATCACGAGATCGCAGCGCATCGCCATGGCGGCGTCACCCGTCCGCCCAAGCCGGTCGACGAGAAGGCGCAGCGCCTGTTCGATCTGGTTAAGGAATGCGGCGCGGAACTGGGGCAGGATATTCGCTGGCAATCGACCGGCGGGGTATGCGACGGCAACAATATCGCCGCCTGCGGGGTGCCGGTGGTCGACACGATGGGCGTACGTGGCGGATCGATTCACTCGTCGGACGAGTTCCTGATCGTCTCCAGCCTTGCCGAGCGCGCCGCGCTGTCCGCGCGTGTAATCGAACGTCTTGCACAGGGGGCCCTCACTTGA